The Leucobacter rhizosphaerae genome includes a region encoding these proteins:
- a CDS encoding dipeptide ABC transporter ATP-binding protein → MTTHTTEPLPIRIERLTLDIDTPQGTVHAVTGVSLELRPREILAVVGESGSGKTLTARAVLGLLPPRTTTGGAVLLSGTDVLTADAKSLRAMRGSEAAMIFQEPSTALNPVFRVGWQIEEGLRAHGMSRKAERRRVAIDMLRAVGIPDPEVRIDHYPHQFSGGQKQRIVIAMALALRPEVIIADEPTTALDVTVQAEILQLLRECRDRFGASILLITHNMGVVADLADRVAVMYRGDLVEEAPVEELFRAPRETYTQELLAAVPRLGSGRQAGERTEVRVAEDLEIAPGEPAAADASPATVRVADLDIVYRSGFGTDPVHAVRSVSLDIAPGEVVGLVGESGSGKSTIGRAIGGLEPIASGTLEVFGEDLRKLRGRRLRDLRRRIGFVFQDPAASFNSFMTVEECIAEPMGIHRLPGGKAAYRRRAAELLDAVELPASYAHRYPFELSGGQRQRVGLARALALSPELVIADEPTSALDVSVQARVLDLFGALQRELGFASLFISHDLAVVEMLADRVGVLCQGELVELGETEAVLHAPRHPYTQRLIAAVPVPDPEIQRLRREQAGSATSPILMPEEAR, encoded by the coding sequence ATGACCACGCACACGACCGAGCCGCTGCCGATCCGGATCGAGCGCCTCACGCTCGACATCGATACGCCGCAGGGCACCGTGCACGCGGTCACCGGGGTGAGCCTCGAGCTGCGCCCGCGCGAGATCCTCGCGGTGGTGGGCGAGTCGGGATCGGGCAAGACGCTGACCGCGCGCGCCGTGCTCGGCCTGCTGCCGCCGCGCACGACCACCGGTGGAGCCGTGCTGCTCTCCGGCACCGACGTGCTCACCGCCGATGCGAAGTCCCTGCGCGCGATGCGGGGCAGCGAGGCGGCGATGATCTTCCAGGAGCCGTCGACGGCCCTGAACCCGGTGTTCCGCGTGGGGTGGCAGATCGAGGAGGGCCTCCGCGCCCACGGCATGAGCCGCAAGGCCGAGCGGCGCCGGGTGGCGATCGACATGCTCCGCGCGGTCGGGATCCCGGACCCCGAGGTGCGCATCGACCACTACCCGCACCAGTTCTCCGGCGGGCAGAAGCAGCGCATCGTCATCGCGATGGCGCTCGCGCTGCGCCCCGAGGTGATCATCGCCGATGAGCCGACCACCGCGCTCGACGTCACGGTGCAGGCGGAGATCCTGCAGCTCCTGCGCGAGTGCCGGGATCGATTCGGCGCGTCGATCCTGCTCATCACGCACAACATGGGGGTCGTCGCCGACCTCGCCGACCGGGTCGCCGTGATGTACCGCGGCGATCTCGTCGAGGAAGCGCCGGTCGAGGAGCTCTTCCGCGCGCCCCGCGAGACCTACACGCAGGAGTTGCTCGCGGCCGTGCCGCGTCTCGGCAGCGGCCGCCAGGCCGGCGAGCGCACCGAGGTCCGCGTGGCTGAAGACCTCGAGATCGCGCCGGGCGAACCCGCGGCGGCCGACGCGTCCCCCGCGACCGTGCGGGTGGCCGACCTCGACATCGTCTACCGCTCCGGATTCGGCACGGACCCGGTGCACGCGGTGCGCTCGGTCAGTCTCGACATCGCTCCGGGTGAGGTCGTGGGGCTTGTCGGCGAGTCGGGATCCGGCAAGTCGACGATCGGCCGCGCGATCGGCGGCCTCGAACCCATCGCGAGCGGCACCCTCGAGGTGTTCGGGGAGGATCTCCGGAAGCTGCGCGGGCGTCGGCTGCGCGACCTCCGGCGCCGGATCGGGTTCGTGTTCCAGGATCCCGCGGCGTCGTTCAACTCGTTCATGACGGTCGAGGAGTGCATCGCCGAGCCGATGGGGATCCACCGCCTGCCGGGCGGCAAGGCCGCGTACCGGCGCCGCGCCGCCGAGCTGCTCGACGCGGTGGAGCTGCCCGCCTCGTACGCGCACCGCTACCCGTTCGAGCTCTCCGGTGGCCAGCGCCAGCGCGTCGGCCTCGCCCGAGCGCTCGCGCTCTCACCCGAACTGGTGATCGCCGACGAGCCGACCAGCGCGCTCGACGTCTCGGTGCAGGCCCGGGTGCTCGATCTGTTCGGGGCGCTGCAGCGCGAACTGGGCTTCGCATCGCTCTTCATCAGCCACGACCTCGCCGTCGTGGAGATGCTCGCGGACCGTGTGGGCGTGCTGTGCCAGGGGGAGCTCGTGGAGCTGGGCGAGACGGAGGCGGTGCTGCACGCACCTCGCCACCCGTACACGCAGCGCCTCATCGCCGCCGTGCCGGTGCCCGATCCCGAGATCCAGCGGCTCCGTCGCGAGCAGGCGGGCTCCGCGACCTCGCCGATCCTGATGCCGGAGGAG
- a CDS encoding ABC transporter permease: MPRSESPAPDVPSTHTISMRPATAYRRESLWQRMLGNTQLMVGTLIILVIVVVSYVIPPLLHLDPLAVDPVNRLAPPSGEHIFGTDPFGRDLFARIVSGASTSLIVGFVVAAVSGVLGTIIGVAAVFNSALDAVLMRICDGLMAIPAILLAVALAAALGPSVTNLIIALTIVYTPGLARLVRSRALAITQETFVTASTMQGAGMFHIMWKHILPNTLSVLVVQSTFTFAESVITEAAMSFLGAGVPAPQASWGNILYDGKAVIMQSPQMIVLTSIFLIVTVLALNMIGDGLRDLVDQRSRALLGKPGIFARLFSTIGPRTVGKDTRR; this comes from the coding sequence ATGCCCCGCTCTGAGTCGCCGGCACCCGACGTGCCGAGCACCCACACGATCTCGATGCGCCCCGCGACCGCGTACCGGCGCGAAAGCCTCTGGCAGCGCATGCTCGGGAACACCCAGCTGATGGTCGGCACCCTCATCATCCTCGTGATCGTGGTCGTGTCGTACGTGATTCCGCCGCTCCTCCACCTCGACCCGCTCGCGGTCGATCCGGTGAACCGACTCGCGCCCCCGTCGGGGGAGCACATCTTCGGCACCGACCCCTTCGGGCGCGATCTGTTCGCCCGCATCGTCTCGGGCGCCTCGACCTCGCTGATCGTCGGGTTCGTGGTAGCCGCGGTGAGCGGGGTGCTCGGCACCATCATCGGGGTCGCCGCGGTGTTCAACAGCGCCCTCGACGCGGTACTCATGCGCATCTGCGACGGCCTGATGGCGATCCCGGCGATCCTGCTCGCGGTCGCGCTCGCCGCAGCCCTCGGGCCGAGCGTGACGAACCTGATCATCGCGCTCACCATCGTCTACACCCCGGGGCTCGCGCGCCTCGTGCGGTCCCGGGCGCTGGCGATCACGCAGGAGACGTTCGTCACCGCGAGCACCATGCAGGGCGCGGGCATGTTCCACATCATGTGGAAGCACATCCTGCCGAACACCCTCTCGGTGCTCGTGGTGCAGAGCACGTTCACCTTCGCGGAGTCGGTCATCACGGAGGCCGCCATGAGTTTCCTCGGGGCCGGCGTGCCCGCGCCCCAGGCCAGCTGGGGCAACATCCTCTACGACGGCAAAGCCGTGATCATGCAGTCGCCGCAGATGATCGTGCTCACGAGCATCTTCCTCATCGTGACCGTGCTGGCGCTCAACATGATCGGCGATGGCCTCCGCGACCTGGTCGACCAGCGCTCGCGAGCCCTGCTCGGCAAGCCCGGCATCTTCGCCCGCCTGTTCAGCACGATCGGTCCGCGCACCGTGGGAAAGGACACCCGCCGATGA
- a CDS encoding ABC transporter permease, whose amino-acid sequence MLRFILRRLLSLIPVLFVVSVVIFSLIHLTPGDPARRILGEKASDEAVAALHASMGLDAPVVIQYLNWVGGVFTGNLGNSYFLNKTVVEAIGDNAVPTIQLAIIAMLVAVLLAVPFGTIAARYRDGAIDRSVTAFTLIGMTVPSFVLALAMMLIFGLSLRWLPISGYINPFEDLGEGLRTLLMPGIALGAITAALIARTTRASVLDVLNADYIDAARSRGVTEKRLLFAHTIKNASLPVLTIVGLSLGSLVTGAAVTETIFNIPGLGQLLINAISRRDYPVIQGVILFITLIYLLTNLLIDLLYGIVDPRVRVGKAR is encoded by the coding sequence ATGCTCAGATTCATCCTCCGCAGACTGCTCAGCCTGATCCCCGTGCTGTTCGTGGTGTCCGTGGTGATCTTCTCGCTCATCCACCTGACCCCGGGCGATCCGGCGCGCCGCATCCTGGGGGAGAAGGCCTCGGACGAGGCCGTCGCCGCCCTGCACGCGAGCATGGGCCTCGACGCCCCCGTCGTCATCCAGTACCTGAACTGGGTCGGGGGTGTCTTCACCGGCAACCTCGGCAACTCCTACTTCCTGAACAAGACCGTGGTCGAGGCGATCGGCGACAACGCCGTGCCGACGATCCAGCTCGCGATCATCGCGATGCTCGTCGCCGTGCTGCTGGCCGTGCCCTTCGGCACGATCGCGGCCCGCTACCGCGACGGCGCCATCGACCGCTCCGTCACCGCCTTCACCCTCATCGGCATGACCGTGCCGAGCTTCGTGCTCGCACTCGCCATGATGCTGATCTTCGGGCTCAGCCTGCGGTGGCTGCCGATCTCGGGCTACATCAACCCCTTCGAGGACCTCGGGGAGGGGCTGCGGACCCTCCTCATGCCCGGCATCGCACTCGGCGCCATCACCGCGGCCCTCATCGCCCGGACCACGCGGGCCTCCGTGCTCGACGTGCTGAACGCGGACTACATCGACGCCGCCCGCTCGCGCGGGGTCACCGAGAAGCGGCTGCTCTTCGCGCACACCATCAAAAACGCCAGCCTGCCGGTGCTCACGATCGTCGGGCTCTCGCTCGGCTCGCTCGTCACCGGCGCCGCGGTCACCGAGACGATCTTCAACATCCCAGGGCTCGGACAGCTCCTCATCAACGCCATCTCCCGCCGCGACTATCCGGTGATCCAGGGGGTCATCCTCTTCATCACGCTCATCTACCTGCTCACCAACCTGCTCATCGACCTGCTCTACGGGATCGTCGATCCACGGGTCCGCGTCGGAAAGGCTCGCTAA
- a CDS encoding ABC transporter substrate-binding protein, which translates to MPTPHASTPGAPARHSRRTGRRVASATALLAAGALLLAGCASGGDSGGGDASKNIVNLVTPAQPESMDPQISTDSIMGEIASPIFETLVTTDENLQVTPMLAESFEANADNTEYTFVLREGVTFQDGSEMDADDVVASMNRWLRVSVAAVDAFAGAEWTKVDDRTVKLTTASPSFLHLLYLAQVGTAFPAVLPLEVVEKVGDAPIQDVEDIIGTGPYTFAEWEADQKIVIEKWDDYQSVDAPSSGRSGAKDAQLDQVVFNFVADASTRTLGLQSGQYDATTELPFDSLDQFQDDPNLVLDTYMVGPINLVYSDDPSSPFSNVINRQAINTGIDRDPIMLAAVGSEDLYDLVHHNMTLGQKAIWDTEVGKADFNQADVDAAKEMLAEGGYDGSPVVVLANKDYSEAYNAAVVVVEQLKAMGVEATLDAYEWGAFSEKYRENRDEWDLVVFPFGTELDPTQTIGFLPTRAGYFDGPELQALLAKFRSAPTQADASAIYDEMQEWIEETRPMTRIGDAHNVYAANKDLELPWFEGRFVWWNAHWK; encoded by the coding sequence ATGCCCACCCCACACGCCAGTACCCCGGGCGCCCCCGCCCGGCACTCCCGACGCACGGGACGCCGTGTCGCCTCGGCGACCGCGCTCCTCGCCGCAGGTGCGCTGCTGCTCGCCGGCTGCGCCTCGGGCGGTGACTCGGGCGGCGGCGACGCGAGCAAGAACATCGTGAATCTCGTCACCCCCGCGCAGCCCGAGAGCATGGATCCGCAGATCTCGACGGACTCGATCATGGGCGAGATCGCCAGCCCGATCTTCGAGACCCTCGTGACCACGGACGAGAACCTGCAGGTCACGCCGATGCTGGCCGAGTCGTTCGAGGCCAACGCCGACAACACGGAGTACACCTTCGTGCTGCGCGAGGGCGTGACGTTCCAGGACGGCAGCGAGATGGACGCCGACGACGTCGTCGCGTCGATGAACCGCTGGCTGCGCGTCTCCGTGGCCGCGGTCGACGCGTTCGCGGGCGCCGAGTGGACGAAGGTCGACGACCGCACCGTCAAGCTGACGACGGCGTCCCCGAGCTTCCTGCACCTGCTCTACCTCGCCCAGGTCGGCACGGCGTTCCCGGCGGTGCTCCCGCTCGAGGTCGTCGAGAAGGTCGGCGACGCTCCGATCCAGGACGTCGAGGACATCATCGGCACCGGGCCCTACACGTTCGCCGAGTGGGAGGCGGACCAGAAGATCGTGATCGAGAAGTGGGACGACTACCAGTCGGTCGACGCGCCCTCGAGCGGTCGCAGCGGCGCGAAGGACGCGCAGCTCGACCAGGTCGTCTTCAATTTCGTCGCCGACGCCTCGACCCGCACCCTGGGCCTGCAGTCGGGCCAGTACGACGCCACGACCGAGCTGCCCTTCGACAGCCTCGACCAGTTCCAGGACGATCCGAACCTGGTGCTCGACACCTACATGGTCGGCCCGATCAACCTGGTCTATAGCGATGACCCGTCGAGCCCGTTCTCGAACGTGATCAACCGCCAGGCGATCAACACCGGCATCGACCGCGACCCGATCATGCTCGCGGCCGTGGGGTCGGAGGATCTCTACGACCTGGTGCACCACAACATGACCCTCGGCCAGAAGGCCATCTGGGACACCGAGGTCGGCAAGGCCGACTTCAACCAGGCCGATGTGGACGCGGCGAAGGAGATGCTCGCCGAGGGCGGCTACGACGGCAGCCCGGTGGTCGTGCTCGCGAACAAGGACTACTCCGAGGCCTACAATGCCGCGGTCGTGGTGGTCGAGCAACTGAAGGCCATGGGCGTCGAGGCGACGCTCGACGCGTACGAGTGGGGCGCCTTCAGCGAGAAGTACCGCGAGAACCGCGACGAGTGGGACCTCGTGGTCTTCCCGTTCGGTACGGAGCTCGATCCGACGCAGACGATCGGCTTCCTGCCGACGCGCGCCGGCTACTTCGACGGCCCGGAGCTGCAGGCGCTGCTCGCGAAGTTCCGCAGCGCCCCCACGCAGGCGGACGCCAGCGCGATCTACGATGAGATGCAGGAGTGGATCGAGGAGACCCGGCCCATGACCCGCATCGGCGACGCGCACAACGTGTACGCCGCGAACAAGGATCTGGAGCTGCCCTGGTTCGAGGGCCGCTTCGTCTGGTGGAACGCCCACTGGAAGTAG
- a CDS encoding M20/M25/M40 family metallo-hydrolase translates to MDFAQEMSRRASEGQGRYISDLSALVGIDSGSDDRAGVNRVADWVADRLRSIGFDVARHSPGAGDLGTAALVGDALVARRKGSGRGRIAIFAHMDTVFTAGDAAARPFSIDDAGLAHGPGVTDDKAGLVAGIHAAEHLISEGSERYGELVLVCTPDEEIGSPFGRRVLQDAVRDADAALCLECARENGDLVGSRKGVIDLELEVQGVAAHSGIEPERGAHAGLESAHLTVFLQSLADPPAGVTVNVGVLRAGDRLNIVPDRARLSVEMRAPRQDQLTDLMATIRDRIAAPVVTGTSTRIIQREECPPMERTAAGDRIGALATEVAASLGFTAHLAATGASPMPIGCRRSGSPPSTASAPSGAAITPPGNGWISRPCRSGSPSWPR, encoded by the coding sequence GTGGATTTCGCACAGGAGATGTCACGCCGGGCCAGCGAGGGCCAGGGGCGGTACATCAGTGATCTGAGTGCCCTCGTCGGGATCGACTCCGGTTCCGACGACCGCGCGGGCGTGAACCGGGTCGCCGACTGGGTCGCGGACCGGCTTCGGAGCATCGGGTTCGACGTGGCGCGGCACAGCCCGGGCGCCGGGGACCTCGGCACGGCGGCGCTGGTCGGCGATGCCCTCGTCGCGCGACGGAAGGGATCGGGACGGGGTCGGATCGCGATCTTCGCCCACATGGACACGGTGTTCACGGCGGGCGACGCGGCGGCGCGGCCGTTCTCGATCGACGACGCCGGACTCGCCCACGGCCCCGGGGTCACCGACGACAAGGCGGGCCTCGTCGCCGGGATCCACGCGGCCGAGCACCTGATCTCCGAGGGGAGCGAGCGCTACGGAGAGCTCGTGCTCGTGTGCACGCCCGACGAGGAGATCGGGTCGCCGTTCGGCCGTCGGGTGCTGCAGGACGCCGTCCGCGACGCCGACGCCGCCCTCTGCCTCGAGTGCGCCCGGGAAAACGGCGACCTCGTCGGTTCGCGCAAGGGCGTGATCGACCTCGAGCTCGAGGTGCAGGGCGTCGCCGCGCACTCGGGGATCGAGCCCGAGCGCGGGGCCCACGCCGGACTCGAGTCCGCGCACCTCACCGTCTTTCTGCAGTCACTGGCCGACCCGCCCGCGGGGGTGACGGTGAACGTCGGGGTCCTGCGCGCCGGCGACCGTCTCAACATCGTGCCCGACCGCGCGCGGCTCTCGGTCGAGATGCGTGCGCCGCGGCAGGATCAGCTGACCGACCTGATGGCCACGATCCGGGATCGCATCGCCGCGCCCGTGGTCACCGGCACGTCCACTCGGATCATCCAGCGCGAGGAGTGCCCGCCGATGGAGCGTACGGCGGCGGGCGACCGGATCGGAGCGCTCGCGACGGAGGTCGCGGCATCCCTCGGGTTCACGGCGCACCTCGCAGCGACGGGGGCGTCTCCGATGCCAATCGGGTGTCGGCGCTCGGGATCCCCACCCTCGACGGCCTCGGCCCCGTCGGGGGCGGCGATCACACCCCCGGGGAATGGTTGGATCTCTCGACCGTGCCGCAGCGGGTCGCCTTCCTGGCCGCGCTGA
- a CDS encoding MurR/RpiR family transcriptional regulator → MNPEPHRASAQRESEDSVATRIRERMGECTPSERKVARALLATYPGAGFETVAGLAEIAGVSGATVVRFTTRLGYRGFPDFQRALRVELEQRGASPTALYERTSSARRSARGDRLADLAFAPAEDLKTTFAGLSEHDFNTTLDALAAPRNRIWIVGGRYSGFLAQYLAASLQQLRSGVRMVPEMASLRAAALTDFDAKDVLIAFDFRRYEAATRELVQLAKARRASVVVVTDQWLSPCAPDADAVLTSVASERGPFDSVVPVMAMIEALFEALLVRIGDPARDRIAHIEETAQRLDLL, encoded by the coding sequence GTGAACCCAGAACCGCATCGCGCGTCGGCGCAGCGGGAGTCCGAGGATTCGGTCGCCACGCGCATCCGCGAGCGGATGGGCGAGTGCACCCCGTCGGAACGCAAGGTGGCGCGGGCGCTCCTCGCGACGTACCCCGGCGCCGGGTTCGAGACCGTCGCCGGCCTCGCCGAGATCGCGGGCGTGAGCGGGGCGACCGTGGTGCGCTTCACCACCAGGCTCGGATACCGGGGCTTCCCCGACTTCCAGCGAGCGCTGCGCGTCGAACTCGAGCAGCGCGGCGCGTCCCCGACGGCGCTCTACGAGCGCACGAGCTCGGCGCGCCGCTCCGCACGGGGCGACCGGCTGGCCGATCTCGCGTTCGCACCGGCGGAGGACCTGAAGACGACGTTCGCCGGCCTCTCCGAGCACGACTTCAACACCACGCTCGACGCGCTGGCGGCGCCGCGCAACCGGATCTGGATCGTCGGCGGGCGGTACAGCGGGTTCCTCGCCCAGTACCTCGCTGCCAGCCTGCAGCAGCTGCGCTCCGGCGTGCGCATGGTGCCGGAAATGGCGAGCCTCCGCGCGGCCGCACTCACTGATTTCGACGCGAAGGACGTGCTCATCGCCTTCGACTTCCGGCGCTACGAGGCGGCGACCCGCGAGCTCGTGCAGCTCGCGAAGGCCCGGCGCGCGAGCGTCGTGGTCGTGACCGACCAGTGGCTCTCCCCCTGCGCGCCGGACGCCGACGCGGTGCTCACGAGCGTCGCCTCGGAGCGGGGACCGTTCGACTCGGTCGTGCCGGTGATGGCGATGATCGAGGCGCTGTTCGAGGCGCTGCTCGTGCGCATCGGCGATCCGGCGCGGGATCGCATCGCTCACATCGAGGAGACGGCGCAGCGGCTCGACCTGCTGTGA
- a CDS encoding ABC transporter substrate-binding protein — MTSRRLLAACSLAIATAITLAGCSGSTTEDSSSAASGTANADYYPVTVTDMAGNEVTIESADSVAITDNRFFQVAADWDVPVTAAPLDLFSPQNPLAESTDILNIGTHSEPDFEQVVAADPDLIINGYRFSEENADGMQDAAPDAAFVDMNGPEGQPVDEYVTESLTLMGEVFNKQDEAEALIEDFHTAVDDAKASYDPETTVMGLVTTGKEINYSNPTDGRGSSIFFDLLDLTPALDASGSEGHMGDDISLEAIAGANADFFLVLDRSAAVSESAEDQSALELITASPSLANVPAVVNDAIYVMPGDYYLTEDVFAYIAVLDGLAESFPAK; from the coding sequence ATGACTTCGCGACGGCTTCTCGCTGCGTGCTCCCTGGCCATTGCTACCGCGATCACCCTCGCCGGGTGCTCCGGATCCACGACCGAAGACTCCTCGTCCGCCGCGTCTGGCACCGCGAACGCCGACTACTACCCGGTCACCGTGACCGATATGGCCGGCAACGAGGTCACGATCGAGAGCGCCGACAGCGTCGCGATCACCGACAACCGGTTCTTCCAGGTCGCCGCCGACTGGGACGTGCCCGTCACGGCCGCACCCCTCGACCTCTTCAGCCCGCAGAACCCCCTCGCCGAGTCCACGGACATCCTGAACATCGGCACCCACAGCGAGCCCGACTTCGAGCAGGTCGTGGCGGCGGATCCCGATCTGATCATCAACGGCTACCGCTTCAGCGAGGAGAACGCCGACGGCATGCAGGACGCCGCCCCCGACGCCGCCTTCGTGGACATGAACGGCCCCGAGGGGCAGCCGGTCGACGAGTACGTGACGGAGAGCCTCACCCTGATGGGCGAGGTCTTCAACAAGCAGGACGAGGCCGAGGCGCTCATCGAGGACTTCCACACCGCCGTCGACGACGCGAAGGCCTCGTACGATCCCGAGACGACCGTGATGGGCCTCGTGACCACCGGCAAGGAGATCAACTACTCGAACCCGACCGACGGCCGCGGCTCGAGCATCTTCTTCGACCTGCTCGACCTGACCCCGGCGCTCGACGCGAGCGGCTCCGAGGGGCACATGGGCGACGACATCTCCCTGGAGGCCATCGCCGGCGCGAACGCCGACTTCTTCCTGGTGCTCGACCGCTCGGCGGCCGTCTCGGAGAGCGCGGAGGATCAGTCCGCGCTCGAGCTCATCACCGCGTCGCCGTCGCTCGCGAACGTGCCCGCCGTCGTCAACGACGCCATTTACGTGATGCCCGGCGACTACTACCTCACCGAGGACGTCTTCGCCTACATCGCCGTGCTCGACGGACTGGCCGAGAGCTTCCCCGCGAAGTAG
- a CDS encoding ABC transporter permease produces MHTQARRVTRTDPLGAAARTRSAARTKTRAWPLALAILLTLGLIAASLLVGVADITDTSGGAEFLFITRIPRTIALVLAGASMAMAGLVMQLMTQNRFVEPTTVGTTEWAGLGLLLCYILFPVSSVFVKMLIAIVFAFLGTLVFFAFLRRVTLKSSLIVPIVGIMFGAVISSITTFLALQFDLLQVLGGWFMGSFTHIEIGRYEPLWVVLIAAVAVVVVADRFTVAGLGKDIATTVGLNYERVVLLGVGLVALVTGVVTVVIGSLPFLGLIVPNLVSMIRGDNLRSNIPWVFLTGIWVVTVCDLISRTVIMPFEVPISLVLGIIGAAVFIFMLLRARRTSAH; encoded by the coding sequence GTGCACACTCAAGCCCGCCGCGTCACCCGCACCGATCCCCTCGGTGCCGCAGCCCGCACCCGCTCGGCGGCGCGCACGAAGACGCGCGCGTGGCCGCTCGCGCTCGCGATCCTGCTCACCCTCGGCCTGATCGCCGCCTCCCTGCTCGTCGGCGTCGCCGACATCACCGACACGAGCGGCGGCGCCGAATTCCTCTTCATCACCCGGATCCCGCGCACGATCGCCCTCGTGCTGGCCGGCGCGAGCATGGCGATGGCCGGCCTCGTGATGCAGCTCATGACCCAGAACCGCTTCGTCGAACCGACCACCGTCGGCACCACCGAGTGGGCCGGTCTCGGGTTGTTGCTCTGCTACATCCTCTTCCCGGTGTCGAGCGTGTTCGTGAAGATGCTCATCGCGATCGTCTTCGCGTTCCTCGGCACCCTCGTCTTCTTCGCGTTCCTGCGACGCGTCACGCTGAAGTCGTCGCTCATCGTACCGATCGTCGGCATCATGTTCGGCGCGGTCATCAGCTCGATCACCACGTTCCTCGCCCTGCAGTTCGACCTGCTCCAGGTGCTCGGCGGCTGGTTCATGGGCAGCTTCACCCACATCGAGATCGGCCGCTACGAGCCGCTCTGGGTCGTGCTGATCGCGGCGGTCGCGGTCGTCGTGGTCGCCGACCGGTTCACGGTGGCGGGGCTCGGCAAGGACATCGCGACCACGGTCGGGCTCAACTACGAGCGCGTGGTGCTGCTCGGCGTCGGCCTCGTCGCGCTCGTGACCGGCGTCGTCACGGTGGTCATCGGATCGCTCCCGTTCCTCGGCCTCATCGTGCCGAACCTCGTGTCGATGATCCGAGGCGACAACCTCCGCTCGAACATCCCGTGGGTGTTCCTCACCGGCATCTGGGTCGTCACGGTGTGCGACCTCATCTCGCGCACGGTCATCATGCCGTTCGAGGTGCCGATCTCACTCGTGCTCGGGATCATCGGAGCGGCCGTGTTCATCTTCATGCTGCTGCGCGCACGGAGGACCAGTGCCCACTGA
- a CDS encoding iron chelate uptake ABC transporter family permease subunit, with protein MPTEPVSPVAGSRTTPPPPAARRVGPFPDRAHQVRYRLILAALIAAAILLTVLLLSWDNPFEAFSDRWWRITTMRVTSIIVIAVVTFCQGLATVTFQTVTNNRIITPSIMGFESLYILIQTAIVFFFGSGGLIDMPPFARFVVQVAMMVLFAVLLYSWLLSGRFGNLHVMLLVGIIIGVGMGALSTFLQQMLDPNEFDVLRAKLFGNIGNATTDFLWFVIPVCALVGGAIWIMARRLNTIALGSDISTNLGVNHRRQVMVMLTLVSVLMAMSTSLVGPMTFLGFLMASLAYSVTDTYDHRRIFPVAWLLGYVVLGGAYFLLRHVLPLVDAVTIIVELVGGLLFLFVILRKGRL; from the coding sequence GTGCCCACTGAGCCAGTGTCTCCGGTTGCGGGATCGCGCACCACGCCTCCCCCACCCGCCGCCCGCCGCGTCGGCCCGTTCCCCGACCGCGCCCACCAGGTGCGCTACCGACTGATCCTCGCCGCGCTCATCGCGGCCGCGATCCTGCTCACGGTGCTGCTCCTGAGCTGGGACAACCCGTTCGAGGCGTTCTCCGACCGGTGGTGGCGGATCACCACGATGCGGGTGACCTCGATCATCGTGATCGCGGTCGTCACGTTCTGCCAGGGGCTCGCGACCGTCACCTTCCAGACCGTCACGAACAACCGCATCATCACCCCCTCGATCATGGGGTTCGAGTCGCTGTACATCCTGATCCAGACCGCGATCGTGTTCTTCTTCGGGTCCGGCGGCCTCATCGACATGCCGCCGTTCGCGCGCTTCGTCGTGCAGGTCGCGATGATGGTGCTGTTCGCGGTGCTGCTCTACTCGTGGCTGCTGTCGGGCCGCTTCGGCAACCTGCACGTCATGCTGCTCGTGGGCATCATCATCGGCGTGGGCATGGGGGCGCTCTCCACGTTCCTGCAGCAGATGCTCGACCCGAACGAGTTCGACGTGCTCCGCGCGAAGCTCTTCGGCAACATCGGCAACGCGACCACCGACTTCCTGTGGTTCGTGATCCCGGTCTGCGCGCTCGTCGGCGGCGCGATCTGGATCATGGCCCGCCGCCTCAACACGATCGCGCTCGGCAGCGACATCAGCACGAACCTCGGGGTCAACCACAGGCGCCAGGTCATGGTCATGCTCACGCTCGTGTCGGTGCTCATGGCGATGAGCACGTCGCTCGTCGGGCCGATGACCTTCCTCGGGTTCCTCATGGCGTCGCTCGCGTACTCCGTCACCGACACCTACGACCACCGCCGCATCTTCCCCGTGGCCTGGCTGCTCGGGTACGTGGTGCTCGGCGGCGCCTACTTCCTGCTCCGCCACGTGCTCCCCCTCGTCGACGCGGTGACGATCATCGTCGAGCTCGTGGGTGGGCTCCTCTTCCTCTTCGTCATCCTCCGAAAGGGGCGCCTGTGA